The Zingiber officinale cultivar Zhangliang chromosome 2A, Zo_v1.1, whole genome shotgun sequence genomic sequence GtcaaagattttatttttgcctGTGATCATAGTGACCGATATGTGTGTGCAGATATTGAATATTCTGTATGAGTAATTATTCATTTTTGCTAATTTGGGCAATACAATGGGGGATGAAGATTAATCAGGAATGGCAAAGTTTTGATAAATGGATAATTGCTTCTAAAAATACAAAATTTCAGATGCCATGAGCCATATGATAAAAACTTTCATCTATTTTCTTTGATGTATTACCTATCATACCAATATTTCTTTCGATGATTAGAGATGCCAATTTTCAATGAGTTTACACTAACTTTCATGTTTCAGTTATTCTACATATCATTCTTCTctaaatttttgctttgttttcatGCATCTGCTTTGATGCACACAAATTAAGTGATGATACATGCAGGTCTTAACGATGGAATGAATTAACACTAAACAGATACTCCTTTTTTGTTGCTTTAAGTGATACATAACACATTGAACTTGTTGCCGTTGCTAATATAATGTATTGGCTTATCTAGTTTGTGATTTGTTATATTAAATAGCATATCAGATAGTTAGCTGagttgacctttttttttttttttgaaaatagttttttggGCAAGCCCCATGTATCTACATTCAAATAAGCTAATCTTCCAACCATATTTGACCTTGTCTATTCAGTTTGATGTGTAGATTGTTTTCGTGTATCCATGTGTTTGCTTCCATCATGCCTTTGCATTTTGTTAACCCAACCTTCTACAAGGAAAATCTTTTGTTTTGTCATTAACAGTTAAATATTTGCTTCAAATTGATTTAAATCACACATATTACTGAATGGTTTCATTTATTTATGTAGCTGGTTGATCCGGTAGACAAAACAGTGGATAGAGATACAAATCTTGTTAAAGAACTGGGTTTGAAACTTATCTATGCTATGAATACTCATGTGCATGCTGATCATGTGACAGGTACAGGTTTGATAAAGGTAAGCTATTGTTCATAAACTTATATACTTGAGCTTTTTTTTTCAGTTCATATGGCAGCATCAAAATACTTGTGTTATTgattttcataataaacatgtcatCAAATTTCCAACTTAAATATTGAGTGACTAAATACCTTACAGAAAAAGATGCCTGGAGTAAAGTCTGTGATATCTAAAGCAAGCACTGCACAAGCAGATCATTTGGTTGATCATGCTGATAAAATATATTTTGGTGGCCTTTTTCTGGAGGTAGGAAGTTCTTGGTATTGAGCAGATGAGTAGACTTTCAACTTCTAAACTTTTGTTGGTTCTTTTTAGCATATGGCTTGTTTCTAGTCCATATCTCTTGCACATTTTTGTATTGGACATTGTTATCTCATTCTTCTGTTTGCATGTGGCTTGGGTCTTGCATAGAATTCAGGTGTTTTGTATGTAACCTTTTATTCTCTCAGCTTATTCCTGAAATTTCCACTTGATGCTTGTGGTCTACAGCAGCCTAAGTATTCTTTAAGGACTAAGAAGTGGATATGAATAAAGTCAAGGAAGCATGAGATTTGAGCCTTGTTAAGTTGTTACAATCCACTTCCATGATGTTAATAGCAGACACATAATTAACAGTTCATCAGCAGCTATCTAGAATTTCATTTTCATTAGGTTTTGGTAGTTAATGCAGTGAACTTTTGATGGGATATTCCAAATCGCGTAGTTTGACTATTGAAGAGTCAGAAATATGGATTGGCTAATATCAGTGAAATAAACTCTTGCTATTGAGATCATCAAGCAACAAATTATAGTTACTATTTGATTAATTGGTGTCAAGTGGTTAGAATTGGTTAACTTTTGTTTCTGTGACTTATTATAGATGTCCATGTGTTGGTTACCTTTAGCAGGGTGCTCTGTTGCTATGGCTGATCTAAAGTGACTTGTTTCTGCTACAATTGCTCTATAGATTGCTGAGACTAGTCAATCATTTATGGAATATAAGTGAATATTATATTGCAGTTAGTTGATCTTGTCTGGTTATTGTGTATAGAGATGCTTTCATGATAGTCAATGACCTCAAgagtaatttgaattttacaaGAGAGTCAATGCAGACGCAAATTTCTTAAAGATTGCTCTTACCTGCTTGGTTGGATATAAATCATAACAGCAAAGCATGTTCTTGGATTGCATCCTAGTTAGGGTCCTTCTGGACCTATATGAATTTATACGATATTAGGGCGTAGAAATTTAGCTTTATTCTGTCCGGAAAAGATTATCTTAAAATTTTACGTTCCAGGTGCGTGCAACTCCTGGTCATACGGTGGGTTGTGTTACATATGTAACAGGAGATGGACCTGATCAACCTCATCCAAGGATAGCTTTCACTGGTGACACGCTGTTGATTCATGGATGTGGAAGGACAGATTTTCAGGTTCTacttatttttttgttttctttgttctGAAAGCAAGTCAATTATCTATGAATAAGTGGCAGGTAACTTTGTTTATTCACTCATGTCGTTCAAAAGGGATAACCATGAACTGCACTATTAGAGCAACTAGACGTACTCTGAGTTTTCTAGCGGCTGCTACATTCATCATGCTCTCTTATAATAGTTTCTAAAATCAGCATGGTGACTGAGTTGAATTGATCAAGATAAATGTtgtaagaaagaaaagaaggaaatccaaaattaaagtaaaaattgtaaaaaagacTGATGACTTTGACATTGTTGAACAATACCTTTTCTTTGTTAGAAGATAATTGAAGATGACCTTGAGCTCAATTTCCTTGTTTCATCTGACAGGGTGGAAGTTCTCACCAGCTCTACCAATCAGTGCATTCACAGGCAAGAAACTAATATACTAATATTCATGTGGCATATCAGATGGATTGTTGCTTTATGTACTATCAGTTCACTGAAAATTATTCTCGACCATCTCAGATATTCACATTGCCAAAGGACACCCTCATCTATCCTGCTCACGACTACAAAGGCTTCACCGTAAGCAATAGCACATACTTCATTTCTTTGATCTTCATTATCTATTAATACACCTTCTGGCATCCAGGTTAGTACAGTTGGGGAGGAGCTGCTCTACAACCCTCGACTAACAAAGGATGAGGTTTTTTTCCCCCAATCCCTTGTTCAATTGAGGTTAACTTAATCATTTGCAATAACTGTTTTATCTGCCTTTTTTTGTGTTTGAAGGAAACCTTCAAAAGCATCATGGAAGGTGAGGGGTTTATGATCTACTTGTGGAGTTATATCCAGTTCCTTTAGcataattttttagtttaattcTGTGACTTTTTTCTTTCCACGCACAGATCTAAAATTGACTTATCCTAAGATGATAGATATTGCGGTTCCAGCTAACATGGCTTGTGGGCTTCAGGATGCAACTACGAAATCCTAGACATCATCTAAAAACCTGATGAGATTCAAAGAGAGATGGAGAATGCAAACATGTGATGTCTCTTTGCATAATTATTCTCAATAAAACTTTGTAGATTACTATGAATAAATGCAATGCGTAAATTGAATCGGTTTAGTTTTGTTCCATTGGAATTGTACTGCCCGGTGACGAAGTAAATAATATATATCATCAGTCAATAGTCCATCTATATGAAATATCAAACCATTTCCTGAACTTTTCACCTTTATACAGACTGTTCTACACTTTCGATTTTTCTGAAAGACCACAGCCTCGATAATTATAAATTGGTTGAGAATGTGACTTCCAGCTATGACAAGGGAATACTCTCGATCtggttgtcttccattatcagttTATCCATTCACACTAATTGGTTCTCGATTAGGTTCCTTTTTATGTTGCCCTTGCTCgcattctttctttctttcagtGGCTAAACACCAACATGTTCAGGAATAATTCTAACTCAGCAGATCGTCGGTCATTGCCTCATTCTCCATTGAATCCAGTTGCAAGTGTTCTTGCACTACTCGATTGCTTCCGGATGTGACAACAGACATATAATGCCAAtgaaataaagtaaaaaaaaaaatattcaaacagAGCAATCCTTATCAGTTCCAACCAAAAAAAAGCTGACAGAGACAAACTCCTAATCCTCGAAAAGCAATCAGATTCTGAGTAAATTAAAGGACAAATTAACGCACAGGGCAAgctttcttccttttcctctcgcagtttatttgcagctcgATAAGAATAATCACAGCGTCCGTCCGATCATCCGTAGCGTGTGAACACAGCCGACCCGAGAGTTTGACTGGAAAGTTTCCACCTTTTATTTAAAGAACGAAAAAGAACACCACCAATTGCCCATCTGCCTTTTGAACAATGCAGCAAAGTCAAACGCATTTATTATGGGGACTGGAGCCTCACCATCTACCTCTGCATTAATTATAGTTATTTATTCAACCCTCAGAATTAACCCTTAACCACACATATTTCGACACCCAtttttcaaccttcctaattaaCTGCAGTAGATTCGTCAGTTTAATTGCATGTTTCATCAGATTACACTTCATTCATCAGAGTTAAGAACAGATGAAGGAATTAAGCCAGCCTTCGTCTTCTTCATTACGTTGCAGTAATTAACAAATGTGTACTGGGCGATGGAGACGTGTACGTGGCTACTCACAGTGCGTCGTCGTCTACACACTCGGTCAACAATCTCATGCAGGCAATATATACATTTGTTAATAGTCTCCTTTTTTTATATAATACCCAATTTATCTTAAATATCTAATCATTCAACGCCGTCACATTAATAATTACTACGTCATCTGTACAAACCATATATATTATAATTAGGCGGCCGTTCCCATAAATATGTTGACCACTTTGGCAAGCAAGCTCACCACAACAAGCAAgctccaactccaatcgatcaattaTCGATCACCATGTGATAATTAATCAAGGGGCAATCATTTTAATGCTCATAATTTCAGTCACTATCATCTATTAGTTTTTTGGGAGGGGGACTGTGATCATCTATTGGCTAATAATGAGGAATATCGAAGAATAAAAGGTTAGTTGAGATTAGGTTGCTAAGGGTTGGGTCTAGTCATAATGGTCAATGTCTAGATTAGTTCATACTTTCATGATGGAACTTTGCCATCAACTATTCTATGACATGATCAACGAGAGCAAGATGGTAAAAAGAAAACATTTTAAACAATTTGTATCAGATCTTAGGCAGCAACCACTAACCTAATACTCAATCCTAAGCTATATTATGTACAGTGACCTTTACTAATTAATTTAGATTGTGCTGATACATTTAGCGTTGTGCTGTCAACAATAAGTCATAGTTAAATTAGAAACAGTATATTCCGGTCAATCTAATAATGGGAGTAGTTGCATgcatacatatatatagatatatcgtTAGATACGCACCATTCGATTAGATTAGGCGGTtggaaattataaaattaaagatCTTATGGAGCGTAAGCCTGATCTTACTAATTAGTTTCCCACGTAGTCAAACCTCATCCCAcccttttaatttataaaacgttTTTGGCAAATAATTGACCAGAATTTCTTAGTGTGAACCGAGACCGGTCACCGACCTGCCGGCCCGACAGATTCTGCCGGGCGAGTCACATGCCAACTCAGACCGCCAGTTTGACGCGCTCTCGTATCTCGAACCGCCGTCCGATCATGTCCTCCATTAGCCGCTTGATTCTGATCTGACGGTCTCCACGGCGACGATTCCTTCGGACGATGGCTACGCCGTCTCCGCATCGGAGACCACGCGTCGATGGGTCAACGCCGAGGTCACGTGCTGCGCCGCTGTCAAATGCCGGTGCCTTTTTCCTCGTTGGCACGCGTCGGTCGACGCGGCCAATAATCGGGGCGCTCGTTCTCTCCGAGCGACCGGAGATAGCCGGTTGCTCACGGCTAGATCGCGGCCGATCACTTCCACACTTGCGTTTAGATCGCCGCTGACgtgtaatttctttttttttttaatattgaaagaaatattaaaaaaaaaaagcataaaGAGGTTTACTTGTACACGGAGAAGACTTCAGTTTCtcttcttttgcttcttcttcaatCCATCTCTCGTCTTTGCACCAGCGTAGAGATCCAGCAGCCGCACTCCATCCGTCAATCTCCTCCCTCCACAAATTACACTAATTTCTCATCTCGCGATGGCCGGTGGCGTTCATGGAGAGTGGGAGAACGGTCAGTTCATGTTCCATGACGAGCTGTCGGCGCTCATCTACCAGAATCCAGCTCACGGAGGCGCCGCCAGTCCGGAGCAGTGTTTCTCATCTCCTCTCGCTAGATTTTCTCCTTTCGGTAGCAATTACAGAGTCTCCGGCGATTCGGCGGCGTTTGGTGTTGAAAATGCTGGTAATTATTTATACAACTCTAAGCAGCCGGTCGTCGTTTCCGGCGGCGGCGGAGGTACGATGACGCAGCACTCGTCGACGACGACCTCGTCTTCTACCGAGGTGGCTGGAGAGGAAGACCTAGAACGATTCAAGAAGACGCAGGAAGCTgggaaggaagaggaagaggaggtggagAAGCAATTAGTGAGTGCAGGGGAAGCAGATCAAGAGAGTGATATGTCCAACTCCAAGAAACCGTGAGTTGTTAATTATGCTTTAAATTAATTACAAGCTAGCCATGTTTGTTTTAGTTGTATATCATCAGATTATTTCTCTAAAAAAGATAATTATAACTTAGATATATACACACAAACAGGTGAATCAAGATGAACCAAATTAATGTATCATACAAATTCCTCCTCCTTAAAAACTAGTAGCTACTAGGGTTCAAAGCTTCCTTTAATTAATTCTACACTAGATGAAATAATTAAAAGATAATTCGTATTCTGGGCATGATTACGAGAAAGTTAATTTTATGAATCCTACGTCTCATCAAATTTGACTAAATAATTAATACAGGAACAAGGCGAAGGAGAAAGGAGCGAAAAGGCAAAGGGAACCTCGTTATGCATTTGTCACACAGAGTGAGGTGGATCATTTAGAAGATGGCTACCGTTGGAGGAAATATGGCCAAAAAGCAGTCAAGAACAGCCCTTTCCCAaggttaattatataattattaattatcTATCACTGATCAAATAAGTGCTAGCTGTTTTAATTCCCTTGATAAATCCCTTAATTTTAGAGCACTAGTACAATTATGCATGCATGCAGGAGCTACTACCGTTGCACGAGTCAGAAGTGCCCGGTGAAGAAGAGGGTGGAGAGAAGCCATCAAGATCCCACAGTTGTGATAACAACCTACGAGGGGAAGCACACTCATCACTGCCCAACAACCCTCAGAGGCGGCGCACACCTCTTCGCTCCTCCTCTGGCGCCGGCGACCACAAGCTTCTTAGCGATGCAGCAACTGTCTCAGCTGGGCAGTAATTCGGCACTGCTGCAGGGTACGAGCACAAGCCCTAGTTTGTATCTAGCAAACCTACCGCCTTCTCTGCAACATCTTCAATGCAGTACTGACTATGATCTCCTGCAAGATCTACTTCCTAATTCCCTCTTTCATGGCAATATTCAACATGACATGTAGATGATCATAATGTAGTAACTTATGCACCTCCAGTGCATGGAGGTAGCTAGCTAGCTAGTCTGATCCAGTTGTATCTAGTTGTTAGATAgatatcaacttaattaattatgatttctaCTTTTGTTGTACATTGGATTTGCTTTATCTTATGGTATTTTGATGATTTAATTTGCATGCCGTTTGTGTTTGtgggtgtgtgtgtgtatatatatgtaCATCTTCAATTTGAGTATATATTAGTTCAGAATATGAATGTATCATGCAAGGGGATATACTAACTAATAACACAATCAGGTCTGATTATAAATATTCTTAAGCATATATGCCTCCTTTGGCTCAGCTCAGAATGTAACACATCCAGATATCTAGAGAatgaaatatatattaattagtaTATATTGGATTTGAAataatatatataagaatattttATAGTTTTTTTTCATCAAAAGGAATTTAAGTGACTCGTACATATTCCTAAATTTGAATTGTAGAAATATTATTGATCCGTtggtaagaacgggggaccctAGTTGgcaggaggtcaacgacacgtggaggtcaatggtcaagagggtcaaccccaaggtcagGCCGAGCGGACAGATGTCACGCCGAGCGGACAGATATCACGCCAAGCGGACCGGCGGACCGCCCAAGCATCTGGTTGACCGGACATCCGGCCAAGGATCCCCgaaccggacgaaagacagcctgaccaggggtcgggtttccgacgctcaaggtaaaagagtctatggCCGGGTAGACGGGCCGCAGaacaataaggcgcaattccatccgagcacgAGCCGGGCTTCCCCGCCCGGGCCGAGGTATGTGCATTCCCGGGAGCCAATGAGTGCCGAGCGGCTGTTCCGCTCGGCTCGGAAGCAGAcaagagcgctaggagacaaaaaggacagctggtaacttcatcctcgagacatctgcTGCCGACAAATAGCACGGTCGGTGGCCGAAGCGGatagagtatcgtacggtggaagtttccaccgtcacatccgggatatgctcggacgattgtggaatgacgtcagacatgcttttctaacacagccctactgaggtatgtttggggaagcgtgcacacatTGAGAagtgtgcccgcgcctccccggggttttgtataaggacccccagacatataagggaggtgcagttcccgagctggctcgcaaacgtGGTGCTGGTCGCCAAGCCAGGGAACAAAtggagagtttgcattgacttccgggatctgaacaaggcctgtccgaaggatttttacccactgctccggatcgatcagctggtagactctacctcagggtgcgagctgatatgcatgctggatgcatatcaggctaccaccaagtgccgctcgctcggGAGGATCATGACAAAGTGAGCTTCATTACTGcagacgacacctactgctacaacgtgatgctgttcggactcaagaacactggggctacctaccaacgactgatgaacaaagtattccgggagtagatcgggcgcaacctggaagtctacgtagatgacatactaaTCAAGTCACTCCTAGCGGCCAACCTTTTCACAgacatagaagaaaccttccgaacactgaggaggtatggagtcaAATTGAACCCTcaaaaatgtctgttcggagaaaaaggcgggcgcttcctgggatatattgtgaccgagcggggcatagaggcgaaccctggCAAGGTGAAAgcgctacaagacatgccgccccccaGGAATTTGAGGGAAGTGCAACGTCTCACCGGCcggataactgcattgtcaagattcatctccaagacagcCGATCGGAGCTTGCCGTTTTTTAAGATCCTCCGCCGAGCCACCAAATTTCAGTGGGATCAGGAGTGTGACCGGGCACTCGAAGAGCTAAAAGCCTATCTCAACTCACTACCTGTACTGGCTAAACCAAACGTGGGCGAGCTGCTCCGCATATACCTGTCAtcgaccgagcatgctgtcgGCTCGGCGCTGGTAAAGGGAACCGGAGAAGAGCAGCTAGTGTATTTCTTGAGTCATATCTTAAAAGATGTTGAGTCCCGCTATACTAGTCTCGAGAAGCTAACGTTCGCCCTAGTCCTGGCTGCACGGAGGCTCCGTCCTTATTTTTTGGCGCATACAATCATCGTAATGACGAACAGCCCGCTAGGAAGGGTgctcctgaatccagaagcgtccgggcgactcatcaagtggacaacggagctgagtgagtttgacattcagtatcaaccccgctcgacgattaaggcacagtccttggcagattttgtgaccgaagtgcaaaatcccaAGCCTGGAGCTATGTGGAaagtatttgtggatggatcgtccactcgactcggaagtgGAATTGACATCCtgctgctctcccctcaagaagagcggatgcacttgtccgtccggctggactatccagccaccaataatgaagcggagtacgaAGCCctaatagccggcttgcaggttGCATGACACGTGGGAGCCAACCGAATGACTCTGTTCtcagactcccagttggccgctcagcaactctcagggtccttcgagataaacaacgcgaggctcaggctctacgcggatgcctttgaaaagctcaggacCAACTTCGTAGAaattgtcatacagaagatcccccgagccgagGACCAGTCTGCGGACGAGTTAGCCAAGCTCACCAGTtcgatatcgccggtcgtcatccagcaaccaatcgagcaagtgtccctgatggcgcacatcgaccggatggaaggtctcacattcctgagcgattggaggacatccataatagaatttctgcgatcggaggccacgccgcccgatcgggaggaaggccaactattgaggaggagagttgGCAGATTCACGCTCATCggggaccaactctacaagaaggcattctcccgaccgctgctaaagtgcgtcagctcggaggacgcagagtacattctgaaagaggtacaccaaggatcctGCGGAGGTCTTCCGAGCGgccggtctttggctaggaagatcctgctggccggttaattctggccaaccctacaggaagacgccgctcggaccatcGCTACCTACCTTTCTTGTCAAAGGTACCACAATTTCTCCCATAGGCCTATGATggaaatgaaggcgtccacagtatcctgcccgttcaaccaatggggcatggatatcgtagggcctttccccatggcgaccggtcagcggaggtttctactagtggcagtcgactatttctccaaatgggttgaagccgaaccactagccaagataaccgagcagatggtcaaaaagttcatctggcagcatataatctgtcggttcggcatccctcgttgACTCATCTTGGATAACGGCCGACAATTCGTTGGTCAGGAGCTTGGAGAATGGTGCAAAGgatacggcatcgagcaacacttcacttccgtgacgtatcctcagagcaacggtcaagccgaagtggccaatcgggagatcttgtgaatacttcgggttcggctcgatcacataggaggaagctgggtggacgagttgCCCGGCGTACTATGGGTCAtccgcacaaccccaaaggagggaacgggagtaacaccgttccacttggtgtacggtggtgaagcggtcgtcccagtcgaggtcggagtggagtccgatcggatccaaagctatgatgaggacaatgccgagcggaggcagctggagttggacctagtggacgaagcaagagctaaagcagccgtccggctaatggcgtacaagcagagaatgaagcagaattacaatagGCGGGTAATTCCCAGAGCATTTCAGGCCGGTGATCTtgtatggaagaaagtgaagtcggtcggcgatgtTAGCAAaatggaagctccctgggcgagGCCCtttaaagtcatcgaaaagctccgatcgggtgccTACTACCTGGAAGATGAAGGCGGACGGCGGCTAGATTAACCATGGAGCACAaacctgtaacacccacgaaatatttaagctatacatatgagtattctcttttagaataatagggaaatggaaataaaaccaaaaagaaataaaaagaaagagaagttaaggcttgaaccatgaacctctcataatagataaagctaaattggtgcatgataaccactagagtcatgaatgatatatgaatagcaaagaatggaaattgtagttaaaagtaagagtatgattaagtaagggagcaagagaaaatcaagtacctttcctcctcttcctcttggttaagagaagaagcaagcaaaagacaagttgtctttctctcctttcctctttctattttcgtgggaatgaatgagggtgagggaatagaggaatcaaggggatgaatggggacatttttcatcctcattgagaataaataggaatgagagaagagaagggaaagaaagtttggctacttcttcctcctccttctttctccttcttcctcctccttctttctccttcttcctcctccaccgagactaGGACTCTTCCCTCTTCCATTtccgaatccaagctaaggttttctccctaagaaaactaattcacaagaagaagtcctcaagatctactccttacaagcaagagaagtaAAAAGGAGaactaggaggagaagctttcttcttcgtCTTCACAAGGGTatcttcttttaagaaaaaccaagcaagaagatgtaagtatcccctcacctgtggtacaagttgttcatgtgtttccatgagtttagattgcttaaaaacctagggttgtttctgttggtgcgggtagcactaacggtctaacccaggttttgatgaatgacaaataggttaagttagttgtgttgttgtctgacactttgatcaagtgtgcaggaaaagtccagctaggtcgacgggctgaccggatagctggcgagaagtccaagcgggtcgacgggctgaccggacgcttggcgagaagtccagctaggtcgacgggctgaccggatagctggcgagaagtccaagcgggttgacgggctgaccggacgcttggcgagaagtccagacgggtcgacgggctgaccggacgtctggcaggtaagtgagataagtcactggaggggagtgactgtgaggacgcgttcccgggaaggggacattaggcgtcgatccggcttagatccatttcggatatctaagtcgagatcgtgactagattccggtctcggaaagacggaatctaagtcatactcttgatgctaatttttattacttagcgtatctgtaaaaatgtgctaacaaactgtgctgcagggcttatttgcctcggactaacactgttttgcaggtagggaacagtgagggtccgggcggctggaagggatccaggcgcccggaggcaaattttatcccaggacgacgttgacacttggagcatgctggttgggagtgttacgtcacactccaggcgcccggaagggatccaagcgcccggagcagcatataaaagaagccccaggcaggagcttcaacacatcagtcttctgagaactctgagtccaatcactctgctgctctgcgct encodes the following:
- the LOC122042013 gene encoding persulfide dioxygenase ETHE1 homolog, mitochondrial-like isoform X1, whose translation is MFLIRPSTSSPLNSSAHFVPPRPLPRPVRGKMLLLRSHRLLSSTSAFLSSYKAAIKTSRLAPLGLRAMAAYSAAAASPSRLLLRQLFEKESSTYTYLLADLAHPDKPAVLVDPVDKTVDRDTNLVKELGLKLIYAMNTHVHADHVTGTGLIKKKMPGVKSVISKASTAQADHLVDHADKIYFGGLFLEVRATPGHTVGCVTYVTGDGPDQPHPRIAFTGDTLLIHGCGRTDFQGGSSHQLYQSVHSQIFTLPKDTLIYPAHDYKGFTVSTVGEELLYNPRLTKDEETFKSIMEDLKLTYPKMIDIAVPANMACGLQDATTKS
- the LOC122042013 gene encoding persulfide dioxygenase ETHE1 homolog, mitochondrial-like isoform X2, which gives rise to MFLIRPSTSSPLNSSAHFVPPRPLPRPVRGKMLLLRSHRLLSSTSAFLSSYKAAIKTSRLAPLGLRAMAAYSAAAASPSRLLLRQLFEKESSTYTYLLADLAHPDKPAVLVDPVDKTVDRDTNLVKELGLKLIYAMNTHVHADHVTGTGLIKVRATPGHTVGCVTYVTGDGPDQPHPRIAFTGDTLLIHGCGRTDFQGGSSHQLYQSVHSQIFTLPKDTLIYPAHDYKGFTVSTVGEELLYNPRLTKDEETFKSIMEDLKLTYPKMIDIAVPANMACGLQDATTKS
- the LOC122039920 gene encoding WRKY transcription factor 71-like, which gives rise to MAGGVHGEWENGQFMFHDELSALIYQNPAHGGAASPEQCFSSPLARFSPFGSNYRVSGDSAAFGVENAGNYLYNSKQPVVVSGGGGGTMTQHSSTTTSSSTEVAGEEDLERFKKTQEAGKEEEEEVEKQLVSAGEADQESDMSNSKKPNKAKEKGAKRQREPRYAFVTQSEVDHLEDGYRWRKYGQKAVKNSPFPRSYYRCTSQKCPVKKRVERSHQDPTVVITTYEGKHTHHCPTTLRGGAHLFAPPLAPATTSFLAMQQLSQLGSNSALLQGTSTSPSLYLANLPPSLQHLQCSTDYDLLQDLLPNSLFHGNIQHDM